CTGTAATTCATATACAGTTGTAGTTCTGCCTTTCCCGCTCGTAAAGAAAAAGGCTAATTTCATTTTCCTTAACTGCGGAACAGGACTGTCATCTGAGTGCTCTTATATAATCATTAGTAATATTAATTTACAATCATTATGCACAGATGACAAGCAGGGTGAAAGGTCAAAAGTGAATGGCAGACGATGTTATAAATAAATAAGAACAGTTAATACATGCAAACATATCCTCAATGTTATAaaaaataacaaaacatatgtCGGATCATGTATCAGAAAAAGGGGGTTCTCTTAATCTTCAATTAGTGACAAAGCACATTAAATTGACAATAATTTAAGGTGGTTGGAAAATTATGCGTATGAGTAAGGGTTTCAGCAGTTCACATGCATAAACATCCAGGAGTCCACATTGGGTAAATGTATTTGACAGTTATGGCGGTATGAATGAACAGCTAAGTCCCAGCTTTATCTTCTAACTGAGCCAACAAAGACAGTACCCTCCAATAGCTATGTCCTTGCAAAGTTGCAACTACCAGGGCTACTAAACATTACCTTCTCAGCTGCCACCACGACCATAAGGCGGCCAAGGATCTCCTGATCTGAAAGCCTCGAGAACCGGACAATAGCGCAGCGACTTTGGATGGGTTCAATGATTTTAGATGAAGTATTGCATGCAAGAGCAAATCTTGTGGTGTTGGAATAAATCTCCATGGTTCTTCTCAGTGCTTGCTGTGCTCCTGTTGTCATGCTGCACATAGCAAGTGTGAGGCACAAACAGAAACTGAAAACATAGTTACCTATATCACTGAACAACATTTCGAGCCATAATCCAAGCTCTTCAAAATATTGTAATACTACACTTGCAGATGGAGTTGCTATCTATACCATGTGTCACTACGATGATAAACATTCTGGTGTGATATTCATGGCAGAGAGTCTGGTTTTTAGGGCAATGCCCTTTGACATGTACATTTGTATTCTGTTTAGGGGCAATTGAAAGGGCCGTGTTTATTCAGTAAGCTCTGATGAGTGGGCCAACCATGTCAGATTTGCTAACAAATGGGAGGTTTGGGTGCTGTGTGAATAGTTAGAGCGAGAGTTGTGGTTCCATGAAAAAAGACTcgaaagccaaaggtgtgatgAATTGTTAAAATTTCTGCTGTGGTCCCATGAAAAAAGACTCAAAATGCGTGATAAACTGTTAAAATTTCTGCTGAAGTTGTGGTTCTGAGCAATTCATTTTTTAATATATACATGTAGGGTTTCCCCTGATTATTTTCACAGAAAAATACAATGACCTCTATCTAGTTCATTGTAATGTGGGCCAGTCATCGGTTCATAATCCAGTATGAATCATAGCATTCTCGAGTGTGAAACCAACCGATGGTGAGCTAGCAACAAGGTAACTAACATGTCTTTTTATTTCTCGGGCTATCACCGACATCACACAGGCCTGAATCCCACTCTGGGGATGGCATTACCTGTCAGCTTCGTCCAGTATGACGATCTTGTGCCGTCCGGGTGGCAGTGTGACCTTCTTCTGCGCGAACATCTTGATCTTGTTCCGCACCACATCAAGCCCCCTGCAAAAGCACGGATCGGCCATCACACGCCCAATTCATACAGCCACGGGCCGCAAGTACAAAATCAAGTCACGGCGGCAGCAACCTGTCGTCCGAGGCGTTGAGCTCGAGCACTCCCTCGCGGTAGCTGGGCCCGAGCATCTCGTGGGCGAGCGCCAGGATGCTCGTCGTCTTCCCGGTCCCCGGAGGCCCCTGGCGAGAAAAAGACATGGGAGTAGAGGAAACGGGGTGAGGTTTCCGTGTTGCGAGGGTGCGCGCGGAAGGTGTTCGAGGAAATGGCGCTTACGGAGAGGATGAGGTTGGGCATGTTGCCGTCGCGGGCGATGACCTCGAGGCGGCTGACGGCGTCGGCGTTGCCGACGACATCGGCGACGCGGCTGGGGCGGTACTTCTCCACCCACGGGATGTCGTACGtgtcggcgggggcggcggcggcggaggaggcggcggcggcggaggaggcggcggccatggcgctggggtggggtttttttttttttgaggggagggGGGGGACCTTTCGGTTGTGGAGGGAATAGTGGGGAAATTGCCGGGCCAGCGGCGCGAGGGTTTTCATTCCGGCCCTCGGTCGCGCTTTCAAGACGACGGCCTGGGTGGACGGCTGCGATCGACCACACTGATCTGGAGGATTTTCATTAAAAATGAAATGTATCTTACCAACATTTTCCTATAGGTCTTTCTGCTATCTCTTTCATTTTTACATCTCTTTCCCACCCTATTTTGGAGCCAAATTCGGTTTGGCTTGTGCGGCACGGGAAATGCTTGTGGAAATGCAATACACAAAGATTTAGAAGAAAAGAACATAAGGATACTCATCTGTGCTCATGGGTTATGAATAACACACTGTTAATGATGGTGTCAGCTAACCGCTTGAAGTTGACAAGACAATCAGTGGTTTGTTGAAGATCCACGTGACGACGAACTTCTATATCTATATGTGAATACACATGGTCATTTAAGGCAACTTATCATCTATTGGTTTTCTTAATCTTACAAATTGAAAGCTCATTGGATTATAGGTCCTTGCGGAATTTAAACTGTCAAGAAACTATTTTGTGTTGGAAATCTCATTGGGTAGAGGTATTAAACTTCTATGACATTGTCTGAACTTACATTGTCGTGCAGGGAAGAAGTTAACAACCTTTGAGTCCATTAGAAATCAAATTATTGATAATTGGATCTGGACGAGTCACATGTTTTCCGCGGTTGTCTGTTCTTTTGATGTTTCACTCCATCTTAGAAGACCAACGTGACAACGGGTATATCGTCAAAGTCTCCTTCGAGTTTACTTTCCACTCCATAAAACATTGCATCATATGGATGATGTAGCAAAAGCCATGCCGATTTTTATGGAGTGTGTCTGAACTACTAAAGATTGTCCAAAAAAATCAAGAAGCACCCTAGCCGCTCTCTAAGTTAAACGCTCAGGTTAAGTCATTTTGCACATTTTTTCACGCCTACATTAAAATGCCTCAAATACGTTAATGAAACCATCTGCACCAACACCAATAAAAAAATGAAATACATCGTGGTCTCTAGGGATGATCGTCTTCTTCTACCCCACCAACCCGATAGAGCGTCGCGCTCTCTTTGTCGCTGTAGCCAACCAGCCGTCATTGGTCGTGGAAGGGTTCATCAGAGCAATAGTCTTTCCAAACCAACGCCATGTACATGAACCAACCAAGAGTCGTTGCCTTGGGAGATCCACATATTCAAGATCCCAACCTCCAAAAAGCTCGTAAGCTTACATGGAAAACGAGGTTGCACCGACGTGGTAGAGAGGAGTTCGGAGGACCAAACTATAGAGGGAAGTCATCACCGGCACGCCGACAAACCCTACAAACAGTAACCTTGCACGCCAGAAAGACCTCACCCCCTGCTAGACAGCAGAAGCCTCCTCATAGGATCCAAAAAGGAGCCCCCCAGACGTCATTGCTCACCTTGAGCATTGACATCGACGAAGGGGATCGATCCAAGCCGTTGCACTGGCACCACCACCTGCACCATCCCCCGTGTTCCATGTTGTTGATAAGAGGGGCAACACCAAGAGCAAGATATCCCCCCCCCCGACAGCTGCTAGTAGAGGTAACCCCTCGCTACTGACCACACCTTTCGCTCACCATCTTCCTGCCGCCCTGCAACCTCCGCCACCAACGTCGTTGTCGACCCTCAAGCAACTGCACAAAAGCAGCCTGACGACCGAATGCCCCACGCCCCGATGGCCCATGTCTGCCGCCCTCGTCAGCGACCCGCACCGCCgccacacacatgcacacgcacgaGAACCACGTCTTGCCACCTCGCGCCAGCCAGTGAGTTGCCCCGCTGCCGTCGTCCTCGGATCTAGGCAAACTTTCCCAGGCAGAGCCTATGGTGGCGGTGCGAGGAGGGAGGGGCTGGGTGGAAGGGTGGCGCACTAGGTTTTTCGCCCCTGAGTCAGCAGGGCGGGCGACACTGGGGGGAGCTCAAGCAACGCTTGATTTACCCTTGTAAAATCACATTGCCACTATTTTTTTAATggccgccggggggggggggggggtaaatccCCGCCTGAATATATTCGATTGAATTTGCCTAGAAGCCTCACAGCTCCATACAAATGGGTTCAAGTGAACCGAAGTGCACGGGGAAgaacaacaaagaagaaacacaacaAAAAAACCATACAGACAGCCGAACCCCGAAAGGACCACCAAAGAAGAGCACACAGGGGGAAGAAGACCTCTCGACAACACCAAGCGGTGTCGTTGCCAGCCCCCGAGAAGCTCAACCACCAAAGAGCCACCAACGAGCTGATTCTGGATGCACCACGGCCACTAACCACCATCATGAAACTCACGAGCACAACCAGCAAGGAGGGGGTCTTTAGCTTCCATCTCCATCTGACCAAGCAAGGAGAAGAACCTTGAACGTTGGTCGTCTGGTCGCCACCCAACAACACCCCACGGATACAAGTGTCATATGAGAGTCAGGTGATCCAAAGAGGAGGGTAACGACCCCGCTAACCCGGCTTCAAATGAAAAATCAGACCCATTCCAGTGCAAGGGCGAGCCTAGATCATCTCAACAGAGCACAACCACCCCCACTCCACCACCTCCCACACCCCTGCAGCAAGCGACTATCATTTTCACTGACcaagcatgatacgtctccgtcgtatctacttttccaaactcgtttgcccttgttttggactctaacttgcatgatttgaatggaactaacccggactgacgctgtttttagcagaattgccatggtgttatttttgtgcagaaataaaaattctcggaatgacctgaaaattcacggagatcattttttgaattaataaaaaatattggcgaaagaatcaacagaagggggcccacaccctggccacaagggtggggtgcgcgcccaccccctggggcgcgccctccgaccttgtgggccccctggacctccaccgacctcaactccaactccatatattcactttcggggagaaaaatcagagagaaggattcatcgcgttttacgatacggagccgccgccatgccCTGTTCTTCCcggggagggcagatctggagtccgttttgggctccggagaggggaatctgtcgccatcgtcatcatcaatcatcctccatcaccaatttcatgatgctcaccgccgtgcgtgagtaattccatcgtaggcttgctggaccgtgatgggttggatgagatttaccatgtaatcgagttagttttgttaggttttgatccctagtatccactatgttctaagattgatgttgctatgactttgctatgcctaatgcttctcactagggcccgagtgccatgatttcagatctggacctattatgttttcatgaatatatttgtgttcttgatcctatcttgcaagttatagtcacctactacgtgttatgatccggcaaccccggagtgacaatagtcgggaccactcccggtgatgaccgtagtttgaggagttcatgtattcactaagtgctaatgctttggtccggtactctattaaaaggaggtcttaatatcccttagtttccaataggaccccgctgccacgggagggcaggacaaaagatgtcatgcaacttcttttccataagcatgtatgactatattcggaatacatgcctacattatattgatgaaccggagctagttctgtgtcaccctatgttataaccgttgcatgatgaatgccgtccaacataattatccatcatctatccattgcctacgagcttttcacatattgatctttgctaagttacttttccgttgccactgttacgattgctacaaaactgctactgttacttttgccaccattgccgttacttccatactactttgctactaaataatttgctgcagatattaagtctttcaggtgtggttgaattgacaactcagctcctaacacttgagaatattctttggctccccttgtgtcgaatcaataaatttgggttgaatactctgttggggaacgcagtaatttcataaaaattcatacgatcacgcaagatctatgtgatgcacagcaacaagcgggagagtgtagtccacgtacccttgtagaccgtaagcggaagcattatgacaacgcggttgatgtagtcgtatgttttcacgatccgaccgatcctagtaccaaaagtacggcacctccgcgatctccacacgtccagctcggtgacatcccacgaactctcgatccagctgagtgtcgagggagagcttcgtcagcacgacggcatgatgacggtgatgatgaagttaccagcgtagggcttcgcctaagcactatgacaatatgaccgaggtggattatgctggtggggggcactgcacacggctaagaaagttgtctgttgtgtgttctagggtgcccccttgcccccgtatataaaggagcaagggggaggccggccggccctagggcgcgccaaggaggggaggaatcctcctcctagtaggagtaggattcctcctttcctagtcctactaggagggggaggaacgagtaggagaggggaaggaaaaaggggggcgccgcccccctcctagtccaattcggactcaagggggaggggcgcgcggcctgccctggccgcccctctctctctccactaaggcccatctaggcccactagttccccgggggggttccggtaaccctcgggcactccggttttctccgaaatcacccggaacagttccggtgtccgaatataaccgtccaatatatcaatctttatgtctcaaccatttcgagattcctcgtcatgtccgtgatcatatccgggactccaaacaaccttcggtacatcaaaacacataaactcataataccgatcatcaccgaacgttaagcgtgcggaccctacgggttcgagaactatgtagacatgaccgagacacgtctccggtcaataaccaatagcggaacctggatgctcatattggctcccacatattctacgaagatctttatcggtcaaaccgcatgacaacatacgttgttccctttgtcatcggtatgttacttgcccgagattcgatcgtcggtatctcaatacctagttcaatctcgttaccggcaagtctctttactcgttccgtaatgcatcatcccgcaactaactcattagtcacattgcttgcaaggcttatagtgatgtgcattaccgagagggcccagagatacctctccaacaattggagtgacaaatcctaatctcgatctatgccaactcaacaaacaccatcggagacacctgtagagcatctttataatcacccagttacgttgtgacgtttgatagcacacaaagtgttcctccggtattcgggagttgcataatctcatagtcataggaacatgtataagtcatgaagaaagcaatagcaacatactaaacgatcaagtgctaagctaacggaatgggtcaagtcaatcacatcattctctaatgatgtgatcccgttcatcaaatgagaactcatgtctatggctaggaaacttaaccatctttgattaacgagctagtcaagtagaggcatactagtgacactctgtttgtctatgtattcacacgtgtactaagtttccggttaatacaattctagcatgaataataaacgaaggctacttgttccttgtatatatatatatataaaggaaaggGGTTATTTTTCCTTTACGGCAATAAGAGTTGATTCCCTTGCTTGTAGTTTTGGAtcgaacatttatcatgatataaggaaatataaataacaactttattattgcctctagggcatatttccttcagtctcccacttgcactagagtcaataatctagattacactactagaaaaaggcttactagtggcgcaccagttttgcctactaatggcgcactactggtgcgccactagcaccacgccactagtattttttactaatggtgcaccgctggtgcgccattagtatctggtatactaatggcacaccaggccgtgcgccattagtataggccacggtgcgccattagtatgcctcccagggggccatatatacccatgtgctttgccatactaatggcgcactgcggggtgatgcgccattagtatcctttggcatactaatggcgcactgctgggtgatgcgccattagtatcctctggcatactaatggcgcactgcggtgtgatgcgctattagtatcctttggcatactaatggcgcacgttggtgtgatgcgccattagtatgtatattagggatttttttcttttctgatttttgcacagattacaaaatatattattggacagaatataagcagcaccacacaacaacagcagattcatcgaatacaatagaagattagtctccgaatacaattcatcatattagtctccgaattcaaaagaccgaacaaagatagaacattacaagtctcgagaccgcgagtagcgagtttgtcttcacattacaagtcgatatcgatcatctaaactaccatcacatagaagagagctgcggtcatcacgatgagcatcatcgcgatgaaactggtcttcatccggttcctccaacgctccctcctctctctcccgctagatagcgcgcgtatctagattccgcctccgccctagtggtgtaccctttgtaactgttaccgctgaaacggtgaacctgtctccgacactcctcccagtcgtcgtagactccgggaaccttacccttgtacacgacatacgacggcatctctatgcactagccaaacaacagacaatacataagcaatatataagtatgcaacaaaaggatcggaagagaaaagcaagacattaatagcacgattcatggtcctactaataaatagcatcgattacatctaagttgaacgactgtccaaaccaaagagacatacaagttcattaaagtttaattacaacatgagctaatcaatgtttcagaactacacatagcatcactactttcgactcgactcatgggaccggagcgtggatgaagccgccgtctgtcgtgatggtcatgaagtcgcgggcgttgtcagcctgcatttgtagcgttgtgtctatctcgctgttggacggttgaaatttgaggtagaactgccccgaggtacgaaggacatcttgatggatgatttctgcaaactccgactggatgcgaaagaattcttgtcggatgtccgcgtcctggattgccgccaagcttgcggcccaatctttgagattatttggtagcagaaggtgattatggtcccgtacgatcgcccgcatgtgatggagggcgtagtaggcatccttctgaccgccaggcggctgcttgacgcaggggaacgtcgtattgtgggtgaacacgtgcctgccgtacctacgagatggcctcttaaaggtgcctccagatgcggcgtagccggggagagcatcatcaagaactttcttgatatttgtgtagtctatcttggagtcacggtcagggtcgaaatacgtggccatggaatatttcgggcttaagaggatgagtgtgcaatgtgtgtcactgcacagaacacagaatgttagaaaaaaaagaacgatcgaaatctaagaaatcatatgttacggggcggttaggagatgacttactcgggaaagtaaggcacgaggaagttatccttatctgggtttgccagaatgacgccttcgaggtgtgaactcgcgacttgccggtccccagcgctgcccaagatcttggcacgcatgtagaaggggtcgactatcacaatgtccggggtcttgtctctaatgatccgcatctccatactcagcgagaacagccgaacgaaggtgtagtgcagcggatgaaggttaagcatagcaaagatgtcatcaaaccgcaggacgatcgtacccccgacggcgctatccacaaagcccttgccctctggcaccttggccacgaaaaccgggtatgccacatcattctctctgagacgccgcttctccaaagaaagaacactgtcatggagactccgcatagcaccggttgcagcattgagcatatttgtcggtagcatcggcctacccgccacatgcaccctcctcgagatatccttaggtgaaggtggcccgtcctgagcacggatcgtactcggtgccggctggctcgcactggcgcccttgttagtctttcgtttccgtcccttcttcctgatctgctgtaatgggatcgagttctgctcacagaccgccttcttgagcgtgttggggctgataatatttggcacctcagctatctgaggctcggtgaaggcggcagctggaggcgtctcctgagaactgaacgccagacgacgcctgttgcaattgggtttctccgccgtaccagctagatcgcggtcgtctttttcagggttgggttcttgagaaggaggcccgcagaactcgtcaccgtacccatgttcggcaaagtacttatcgacgttggaaaatgtaccgccgtcgttgtcgtcgtcgtccggatcctgtgccatatgcatgtccggatcctgtgccatagggatgtccggcatgtccggtagcgttgcggcg
This region of Triticum aestivum cultivar Chinese Spring chromosome 2D, IWGSC CS RefSeq v2.1, whole genome shotgun sequence genomic DNA includes:
- the LOC123054143 gene encoding replication factor C subunit 4 gives rise to the protein MAAASSAAAASSAAAAPADTYDIPWVEKYRPSRVADVVGNADAVSRLEVIARDGNMPNLILSGPPGTGKTTSILALAHEMLGPSYREGVLELNASDDRGLDVVRNKIKMFAQKKVTLPPGRHKIVILDEADSMTTGAQQALRRTMEIYSNTTRFALACNTSSKIIEPIQSRCAIVRFSRLSDQEILGRLMVVVAAEKVPYVPEGLEAIIFTADGDMRQALNNLQATVSGFRFVNQENVFKVCDQPHPLHVKSMVKNVLDGKFDEACSGLKQLYDLGYSPTDIITTLFRVIKNYDMAEYLKLELLKETGFAHMRICDGVGSFLQLSGLLAKFALVRETAKA